In the genome of Drosophila kikkawai strain 14028-0561.14 chromosome 2R, DkikHiC1v2, whole genome shotgun sequence, the window CCCAGGACCTTCAGTGGCCACATCCTCGATTCTCACGCCCAATGTGTGGGCCATATAGCCCAGCACTGAGAATATCACAAATCCTGCTATAAAACTGGTGGCCGAATTGATGAAACTGGTAAGCAAGGCATCTCTAAGAAAAGAAAGTAACATATATAATATCTGCAGAACTCCCCAATAAATCACACTTACTTGTACACATTATTGTGGTACTTGTTGTAGGATGCATAGGCTAATAGGACACCAAAGCCAGGACCTAGGGAGAAGAACACCTGGGTGGCTGCATCCACCCAAACCTCTGCCTTGTAGATGGCACTAAAGTTGGGCGTGAGATAATACTGTATGCCCAGGAAGGATCCAGGCAAGGTGAGACCCCTGATCAGTAGAATTAGCAGCACCACGTAGGGGAAGAGAGCTGTGAACCACACAACCTTGCCGGAAGTGCTGATACCCTTCCACAGGGAGAAATAACAGATTAAATAGACAATCAGTAGGCACAACGCCATGTCCCATTTAATGGCTCCCAAATCGTGAATTCCCTCGCTTTGGTTCAGCTCCAGAATGTAACGGCTAAAcggggtaaaaaaaaatacaataaactGTAATTATACATAGATAATCCACTCACTTAAAATACTCGGAGGCAGCAGATTGAAAGCCCTCCATGTGACCTCCAGAAGGGGCTTCCAAGCTCGTCATCGAACCATTTATATAAGACTCATTATAGAGCAGACTCTGATTGCCTAGGCTATAGTCACTGTAATTGCCTATCACTGAGACCCGAGTTGCATTCTGGCTCTCAAACTAAAGCAGAATGAATTAAGAACaggtttttaataattatgtatattaaatatcaGAAATACGGCTTACCGGTTTACAATTGGGAGTATTCCAAATATTATTGCACGACGTCCAGGGTAATGAGCTGGTGAAGGATGCAAAAAAGAAGCGCAACGACCAGGCAATAATCACATTATAGTAGAAGTCCACATAGAAGGCTATCAGCACCACCGCATAGCCAATTCCTGTTCAAATATATGTCGtggattatttaaatttctggtTAGTGATAATTACTTACCTTTGAAGAGTGGCACTAGGCGACCCCAACAGGTAATTGCTCCCTTACGATTGTGCTGGCCGAGAGCCAGTTCCATGTAGAATAGAGGTATGCCCCCGACCACCAACATAATGCAATAGGGCACAAGAAAGGCGCCTGAAATGGgatacaaatatattaaaaataaggaTGCAATAGTGAGGAAGAAATCTTAGAAAAcgaataaatttcatttgtttaaaatCTCTTTTTCTTCCTCCTAAAAGTATGCattaatttagttaattttaaaatcaaagtcTTTAATGCCTTCCAGAAGCATATGTGACACCCCCAACATAATTTTCATCTCCTTCTCTCTAATTTCCTCAACTTTCACCTCGCCTGCATTTCAGCCAAAGGCGCAATCAATAACTTTTTTATGATAATGATTGCATAACCGCCACACTTGGAGACTGACCCATGTCACAGCCTCTGCATTGTTCGCCTCGCTCTTGTCGTCAAACATAATTACAcacatatttaatatatagacACCATACGCCATACTTTTATGTATGTTCGATGGTACACAAAATCAAATTGTTTTACAAGTGCCACTCTAAGgacattttaaaaacattaacagCAGCCAGGCcaagccagagagagagacacagagacagagacagggTGAGATGAAGAGGAAGAGGAAGAACGCCTGTCTCCTGCAGTCATCTCCGTCACCTCCGGAAATACCAAAACCCCCCCGGGAAAACCCCCCTTTTGGGCCCGACAATTGGTAGAGTGCCATCGATACTTTGTTGAGTGACAGGGGATGATGTTTTTATGATTTGATTATGTCTATTAGCAGGCAAAGTGGCCGACAAAGTCGTCTACGGACATTATACATACCCCAccagccactgccactgccactctATGTATGTGCTCGATGTATATATTGGTACGTAGCTACAAAGGATCTGTCTGCCTCGGAGGCCTTTCCTTCTGTCGTGTCAATTATGGtggaaatgtaaaacaaaaacgtCTAAAATAAAGTTAGGCCATCTATGACGTCCCCGACACTGTTGTTGAAGCCATAATTTCCGTTGCTTCAAGTGCATTTCCGCCTCGTCAGGGACACAGTGGAAAATATGTGCCAGTAATTGAATTATCACGCCATCAGTTGGTCAAAACTGGGACAATTTATGTTCATTGATAGTTGATGATAATGGTTTTAATTAGCAGAGTCTTGGCAGGAGAAATGGAGACACTGTCTAGTGATTTCCAAGCCTTAAAAGTGCCAGAAAGATGCCTGTATCCCTTTGAGGCGAAATTCCTAAAGACAAAATGCATATTTAACTTGGTAAGTATGCATGATGAACGTATGCGCGATCTAAGCCTGAAGGTGCCTGAGCAAGTGCCACTCCTTGGGGTTTTTAGCCCTAATCCAGGACATTGTGGCTGGCGCAGCCTGTTGCTGCCAGGACAGCTTGTTCTTCCCTTCGTCCTGTGAGTTGTAATGCAGGGAAATGGGAAAGAGAATAAATAATACCGACTAAGCTGTGGCAATAATCGCAACCTGAGCgagttggtggtggtggtagtCCCTGGCAACGGACATAAAGTGGAACTTAAGCCTTAGCCGGAGCCACTGATTGAACGCAATGAAGCgtataaatataacaatttattattatgattttaaagGCAGCAGGAAACATTCAACCATAGCACAAGCTTTGatggagcaaaaaaaaaaaacgaataataataaaatagtaataacTATATCGAAGGACCCGCCCGTGTGAGGAGCCACAATCCATTCACAACGCATCAGCCGGAAAGTGCCGCCATCAGGGGAAAATGGGGTGAAGACATGTTTCGCACATGAATTTCCCACAATGCGATGTGGGGAAAGTGCTTCGGCAACAAAAGCCTAGAGAGCACAGCTCTGAACTCCACATCAGCCGGCTGACATATTGCCCAGGAATGGGGTGAAAGCGAGTGCACGAGGAGGGTAAAGAGTAAGCAGGCCAAATGCGATTATGACTGCCAGATTTAGTTGTCATACAGAAGCACTTAACTTTTGGAATTGTTTTGAATGATGGCGTTGACGGTGAGGATCAGGAAGCGAAAGTAAGTGTTTGAGAGTGCGGGTTCCATTCCCTCTCCAGCTACTCCACAAAGGATGCGAGCTCCAAGCCTGCCTCCATCCCCCAGCTACGGCACTTGGCACCACTTTGACAAAGTGTTAACAAGGCCGAAAGGGAAATGGGGAGTGCGAAATGCGGAGAGCGGAAAGCGACGGGTTCCGTGGCGAGCCCAATGATGTGTAAAgccatataaattattttcactcAGCCAGAGCGATTCACGAAATGTCTTTGTCCCCTAATTGGCCAGttcacacagagaaaaattacACGAAAGTTGATACACTATTCTGTGTTGTATAGTAAGTAAAGAGTATTTCTGctgtttttaaatcaattcaaaatgtgtctaaaagtatgcaatgcaaTTTTGTCAGACCCTCAGTGGCTTCTTCCTACGATGTatcatacttttagacactaTATTAATAGATTATAAAACcattccttaaatattttggtttaaattcaaaataaatcaacaacaaaaagatttttaaattaagaactGTGAAATTGTATCATAAATTCAAGAATTGGTTAAacttgttaaataaaatttagtaaTTTCTACTTACCACCTCCATTTTTGTAACACAAATAGGGAAATCTCCAGACGTTTGCTAAATCGACGGCGAATCCAATAACcgataataaaaaatccaCTTTGCCGCTCCATGTTTCCCGCTCGTCGCTGATGCTATTGTTATCGTTATCGTGTGGCGTGGGCGTCTTTGATTTGGATACCTGTCCCGTTGGTGACATCTGCGACTATATAACCCGTCTCGTCCTTGACCCAAAACGTGTCGATGTTTCGACCACGCTAAAGTTCCCGCCGCCGCACTTTGAAATCTGTGTAAAAATCAAAGTACTTCGAttcaaatatatgtatatacatccCCTCACCGAATATCAACCCGGAATCATTTAGGTCTCAATCCCAGGCCATCCCCTTGCTCTTCCATAAATCCATGGACCTCAGTGAGTGTGTGTCCAGGGCCACTTGAAACCCGTTTGGCCACGACATGTGCTCACCCGAGCCCTTGAAGAGCTCGTTGgcacattacgcatacgacaGGTGGCATGTCCAAACACACTGGCCAGCAAACACTTGACCAGCCCATCCACACCACAGAACAAGCACATATATGTGGATATATTTAACATGttgtatgtgcatatatgtatacgaGGGAACTCTCGGGGAATCTTTGCGTGTAATGAAGCCACAAACACGTCAAACAATTAATCTGATCTACTTAATTCTTCCCCGCTGACTTTAATTGCCCAGAGCTGTGATCAATTAAGCGGAATGCAGATTGAGTGCTTCAAGTGCCCGACGGGCTTATTTATGAGCAAGTACAATTATAAAAACAGTTTATTTATGATTTGATAAAGAGCTTGCACTTGCAGTTGGAAATGATCAAACCAGAGACCTTTAGGAAGAGTTACAATGTAAGGAGAAGATTTATTGTGAAATGTAACTGCttgtaaaaaacaatttattcaATTCAGGTACTTGTGAATGGTATTGAAAGTAGAAAAGTTGTATCATTATTTAAGCTAATTTAATAATCATTGTAATGCTATAATTAAGTCATAAATATGTACTTTTTTGAGGGGTTTTTTTTATGCAatcattttcctttttaatcCAGCTAACAACGATGAgtttaataacaataattgattttgaacattttttaagggCGTTATAAGCTACAATTCAAACGATTTTAAGTATTGATAAATTGTCTGGTTATTTGACACTTAAACTATTTACGTAATTAACTTTTTAAGAACTAAAATCCTTAACAAAATCATctgaaaactaaatatttctcCTTTTTTAAGAGTACTTTATATCTGGAAAAGAATAAATGTTGTTCTTAACActtttactaaaaataaatgcactTTTTAAACTGGTAATGTGGATTACAAAACCTCTTTCACTTTCTACCTATTAAATTCAcaatacttttttatataaatgacCAGAGTAATTCTT includes:
- the DAT gene encoding sodium-dependent dopamine transporter → MSPTGQVSKSKTPTPHDNDNNSISDERETWSGKVDFLLSVIGFAVDLANVWRFPYLCYKNGGGAFLVPYCIMLVVGGIPLFYMELALGQHNRKGAITCWGRLVPLFKGIGYAVVLIAFYVDFYYNVIIAWSLRFFFASFTSSLPWTSCNNIWNTPNCKPFESQNATRVSVIGNYSDYSLGNQSLLYNESYINGSMTSLEAPSGGHMEGFQSAASEYFNRYILELNQSEGIHDLGAIKWDMALCLLIVYLICYFSLWKGISTSGKVVWFTALFPYVVLLILLIRGLTLPGSFLGIQYYLTPNFSAIYKAEVWVDAATQVFFSLGPGFGVLLAYASYNKYHNNVYKDALLTSFINSATSFIAGFVIFSVLGYMAHTLGVRIEDVATEGPGLVFVVYPAAIATMPASTFWALIFFMMLLTLGLDSSFGGSEAIITALSDEFPKIRKNRELFVAGLFSLYFVVGLASCTQGGFYFFHLLDRYAAGYSILVAVFFEAIAVSWIYGTNRFSEDIRDMIGFPPGRYWQVCWRFVAPIFLLFITVYGLIGYEPLTYADYVYPSWANALGWCIAGSSVVMIPTVAIFKLLSTPGSLRQRLTTLTTPWRDQQSMQMVLNGVTTEVTVVRLTDTETAKEPVDV